From Juglans regia cultivar Chandler chromosome 6, Walnut 2.0, whole genome shotgun sequence, the proteins below share one genomic window:
- the LOC108990708 gene encoding auxin response factor 19-like: MKTPANAGAGSVTAASTPCEGGDKKTINPELWQACAGPLVNLPPAGTHVVYFPQGHSEQVAASMKKDVDAQIPNYPNLPSKLLCLLHNVTLHADPETDEVYAQMTLQPYHSFDKDALLRSDLALKTNKPQPEFFCKTLTASDTSTHGGFSVPRRAAEKIFPPLDFNMQPPAQELVARDLHDNLWTFRHIYRGQPKRHLLTTGWSLFVSGKRLLAGDSVLFIRDEKQQLLLGIRRANRQPTNLSSSVLSSDSMHIGILAAAAHAAANNSPFTVFYNPRASPSEFVIPLAKYYKAVYSNQISPGMRFRMMFETEESGTRRYMGTVTGISDLDPLRWKNSQWRNLQVGWDESTAGERRNRVSIWEIEPVTAPFFICPPPYFRSKRPRQPGMPDDESSEFDALFRRTMPWLGDDICMKDPQAPSGLSLVQWMNMQQNPCLSNSIQPNYIHSMPGPVLQSLNGAADLSRQLGLSAPQIPQSNNMQFTSPRLPQQAQQFDQLPKLPSTLNPLGSIIQPQQQLGDIAQQSRQNMVNQTLPSSQVQTQILQPQSLVQTNNILQQQPLTQNHQSHRNISQNPQQQHQPQSMGQNQQQNLIQPHLPDQVNQQLQMSDSQIQIQLLQKLQQQQQSILAQQSTLQQPAQLTQLQDPQRQQLDMSQSFSRSMTPTQILELPQATSTSLPQSNTIRHQMIKNNSHTNIRLSQPPQQPKLQHQQSGILPEISGHVGLPSSSNQLSVVASSLVTAAAVAGQSAITDDVPSCSTSPSTNNCSNVVQPVMNGRLQRSTTMGEDMAQSAATIISQSALETVSSNASSVKDLQQKPNVKPSLSVSKNHNQGFFTSQTYLNGAAGQTDYLDTSSSTTSVCLSQNDVHLHQNNNSISFNPQSLLFRDTSQHGEIQADPRSNAPYEPIDGQLGIPLNPDPLLSKGMDGFGKDFHNDVTSGGMLVNYENSKDAQQDLSSSMVSQSFGVPEMTFNSIDSTINDSSFMNRGPWAPPPQFQRMRTYTKVYKRGAVGRSIDITRYVDYGALKLGLARMFGIEGQLEDRQRIGWKFVYVDHENDVLLLGDDPWEEFVNCVRCIKILSPQEVQQMSLDGDFGSGIPPNQACSSSDGGIA, from the exons ATGAAGACGCCGGCGAATGCCGGAGCCGGCTCCGTCACGGCAGCGTCCACTCCCTGCGAAG GAGGAGACAAGAAGACCATAAACCCGGAGCTATGGCAAGCGTGCGCCGGGCCGCTGGTGAACCTGCCGCCGGCTGGGACCCACGTGGTCTACTTCCCTCAAGGTCACAGTGAACAG GTTGCAGCTTCTATGAAGAAGGATGTGGATGCACAGATCCCAAACTACCCTAATTTACCTTCAAAGCTACTATGCCTCCTTCACAATGTCACCTTGCAT GCGGATCCAGAAACAGATGAAGTATATGCTCAGATGACACTCCAGCCTTATCATTCT TTTGACAAGGATGCGTTATTGAGATCAGATCTCGCACTCAAGACAAATAAGCCCCAACCAGAGTTTTTCTGTAAAACATTGACAGCAAGTGATACAAGTACCCATGGAGGTTTCTCGGTGCCACGCCGTGCTGCAGAGAAAATTTTTCCTCCTCTT GATTTCAATATGCAACCACCTGCTCAAGAACTAGTGGCCCGGGATTTGCATGATAATTTATGGACTTTCCGCCATATCTACCGTG GACAACCAAAACGTCACTTGCTTACAACTGGATGGAGCCTATTTGTTAGCGGAAAGAGGCTTTTGGCTGGTGACTCTGTTTTATTCATTAG GGACGAAAAGCAGCAGCTTCTTTTGGGCATTAGACGGGCTAACAGGCAACCCACCAATCTATCATCGTCAGTATTGTCAAGTGATAGTATGCATATAGGGATTCTAGCAGCAGCAGCCCATGCGGCGGCGAATAATAGCCCATTCACCGTGTTTTATAATCCGAG GGCAAGTCCATCAGAGTTTGTCATCCCTTTAGCCAAGTACTACAAGGCTGTATATAGCAACCAAATATCACCTGGCATGCGCTTTCGAATGATGTTTGAAACAGAAGAGTCAGGAACAAGAAG GTATATGGGTACAGTCACAGGTATTAGTGATCTTGACCCTCTTAGATGGAAGAACTCACAGTGGCGTAATTTGCAG GTTGGTTGGGATGAGTCAACAGCTGGGGAAAGACGTAACCGGGTCTCAATCTGGGAAATTGAACCGGTAACTGCTCCATTTTTTATCTGCCCCCCTCCATACTTCAGATCAAAGCGTCCAAGGCAGCCAGGAATGCCAG ATGATGAATCCTCTGAGTTTGATGCCTTATTCAGAAGGACAATGCCTTGGCTGGGTGATGATATCTGCATGAAGGATCCGCAGGCTCCTTCTGGCCTAAGTTTAGTCCAGTGGATGAATATGCAACAAAACCCTTGCCTGTCTAACTCGATACAGCCAAATTACATTCATTCCATGCCTGGACCAGTTCTGCAAAGTCTTAATGGAGCAGCAGATCTTTCCCGTCAGTTAGGCTTGTCAGCACCACAAATACCTCAGTCAAACAACATGCAGTTCACTTCCCCGAGGTTACCTCAGCAAGCACAACAGTTTGATCAACTCCCAAAGCTACCATCAACATTGAACCCATTAGGATCCATCATTCAACCACAGCAACAGCTGGGTGATATTGCTCAACAATCTAGGCAAAATATGGTTAATCAAACTCTTCCATCAAGTCAAGTTCAGACCCAAATTCTGCAGCCTCAGTCTCTTGTTCAAACTAACAATATCCTTCAGCAACAGCCATTGACTCAAAACCATCAGTCTCATAGAAATATTTCTCAGAACCCACAGCAACAGCACCAACCACAGAGTATGGGTCAGAACCAACAGCAAAACCTTATTCAACCTCATCTGCCTGACCAGGTAAACCAACAATTACAGATGTCTGATAGTCAGATTCAGATTCAACTTTTACAGAAACTTCAGCAACAGCAGCAATCGATTCTAGCACAACAGTCGACCCTGCAACAGCCGGCTCAACTAACACAACTCCAAGATCCTCAGAGGCAGCAGTTAGATATGTCCCAGAGCTTCTCTAGGTCTATGACACCTACCCAAATACTGGAGCTCCCTCAAGCAACCTCAACCTCGCTTCCTCAGTCTAACACTATCCGACATCAGATGATAAAGAATAACAGCCACACAAATATTCGTCTCTCTCAGCCGCCCCAGCAGCCAAAGCTTCAACACCAGCAATCTGGCATTCTGCCTGAAATATCGGGGCATGTGGGCCTTCCCTCATCTTCCAATCAGCTATCTGTGGTTGCTAGCAGTTTAGTGACAGCAGCTGCTGTAGCAGGGCAGTCTGCAATTACTGATGATGTTCCATCTTGTTCAACTTCACCTTCCACGAACAACTGCTCTAATGTGGTTCAACCAGTGATGAATGGCAGGCTCCAACGAAGTACAACAATGGGGGAGGACATGGCTCAGTCTGCTGCCACAATTATTAGTCAAAGTGCATTGGAAACTGTGTCATCTAATGCTAGCTCTGTTAAAGATTTGCAGCAGAAACCAAATGTAAAGCCTTCATTGAGTGTCTCTAAGAATCACAATCAAGGATTTTTCACTTCACAAACATACCTCAATGGTGCAGCTGGCCAGACAGATTACTTGGACACATCATCTTCGACGACTTCAGTTTGCCTTTCACAGAATGATGTCCATTTGCACCAGAATAACAACTCGATATCTTTCAATCCACAATCATTGTTGTTCAGAGACACCAGTCAGCATGGGGAAATTCAGGCAGATCCCAGGAGTAATGCTCCTTATGAGCCTATTGATGGCCAATTGGGCATACCCTTGAATCCTGATCCTTTATTATCTAAAGGCATGGATGGGTTTGGAAAGGATTTCCATAATGATGTCACTTCAGGAGGCATGCTTGTGAACTATGAAAACTCTAAAGATGCTCAGCAGGACCTTTCATCCTCGATGGTTTCTCAGTCTTTTGGAGTTCCAGAAATGACATTCAACTCAATTGATTCCACAATAAATGATAGCAGCTTCATGAACAGAGGTCCTTGGGCCCCGCCACCGCAGTTCCAGCGAATGCGGACATATACCAAG GTGTACAAACGTGGAGCTGTGGGGAGGTCCATTGATATCACCCGTTATGTAGATTATGGTGCGCTTAAACTGGGTCTTGCTCGAATGTTTGGCATAGAGGGACAGCTGGAGGATAGACAGCGAATTGGCTGGAAATTTGTCTATGTAGATCATGAGAATGATGTTCTCTTATTGGGAGATGACCCTTGGGA GGAATTTGTTAACTGTGTTCGCTGCATCAAAATCCTGTCCCCTCAAGAAGTCCAGCAAATGAGCTTGGATGGAGATTTTGGAAGCGGCATTCCTCCGAATCAAGCCTGCAGCAGCTCTGATGGTGGAATTGCTTAA